The following proteins come from a genomic window of Mycolicibacterium rufum:
- a CDS encoding cation:dicarboxylate symporter family transporter, translating into MTTTIDRPAHEPGPDAPKRRDRTHWLYIAVIVAVLAGVGVGILAPEVGKSVGVLGTMFVALIKMMIAPVIFCTIVLGIGSVRKAATVGKVGGLAFVYFLVMSTFALAIGLVVGNLLHPGAGLHLSESAAGKGAELADKAHEAGGLMDFVQGIIPTSLFSALTEGSVLQALFVALLVGFAIQALGRSGEPILRGVEHLQKLVFKVLVMILWLAPIGAFGAIANVVGQTGWAAVGQLLTLMVGFYITCAIFVFGVLGALLRVVSGVSIFKLVRYLAREYLLIVSTSSSESALPRLIAKMEHLGVDRSTVGVVVPTGYSFNLDGTAIYLTMASLFIAGALGDPLSLSEQIGLLVFMIVASKGAAGVTGAGLATLAGGLQAHRPDLLDGVGLIVGIDRFMSEARAVTNFSGNAVATLLVGSWTHTVDKTKVTAVLAGKDPFDELTMLDDDHGSRVQEPQQEKAPAAV; encoded by the coding sequence ATGACCACCACGATCGACCGGCCGGCTCACGAGCCCGGACCGGACGCGCCCAAGCGGCGCGACCGCACCCACTGGCTCTACATCGCGGTCATCGTCGCGGTGCTCGCCGGTGTCGGTGTCGGCATCCTCGCCCCCGAGGTCGGCAAGAGCGTCGGCGTGCTCGGCACGATGTTCGTGGCGCTGATCAAGATGATGATCGCGCCGGTCATCTTCTGCACGATCGTGCTGGGCATCGGCTCGGTCCGCAAAGCCGCCACCGTCGGCAAGGTCGGCGGCCTCGCCTTCGTCTACTTCCTGGTGATGTCGACGTTCGCGCTGGCGATCGGACTGGTGGTCGGCAACCTGCTGCACCCCGGCGCGGGACTGCACCTGTCCGAGAGCGCTGCGGGCAAGGGCGCCGAACTCGCCGACAAGGCCCACGAGGCCGGCGGACTGATGGACTTCGTGCAGGGCATCATCCCGACGTCGCTGTTCTCGGCGCTGACCGAGGGCAGTGTGCTGCAGGCCCTGTTCGTCGCGCTGCTGGTCGGTTTCGCGATCCAGGCCCTCGGCCGATCCGGTGAGCCGATCCTGCGTGGCGTCGAGCACCTGCAGAAGCTGGTGTTCAAGGTGCTCGTGATGATCCTCTGGCTCGCCCCGATCGGCGCCTTCGGAGCGATTGCCAACGTCGTCGGCCAGACCGGCTGGGCCGCGGTGGGACAGCTGCTGACCTTGATGGTCGGCTTCTACATCACCTGCGCGATCTTCGTCTTCGGTGTGCTCGGCGCGCTGCTGCGGGTGGTGTCCGGGGTGTCGATCTTCAAGCTGGTGCGCTACCTGGCCCGCGAGTACCTGTTGATCGTGTCGACCTCGTCGTCGGAGTCCGCGCTGCCCCGCCTGATCGCGAAGATGGAGCACCTCGGCGTCGATCGCTCCACGGTCGGCGTGGTGGTGCCGACCGGCTACTCGTTCAACCTGGACGGCACCGCGATCTACCTGACCATGGCCTCGCTGTTCATCGCCGGGGCGCTCGGTGACCCGCTGTCGCTGTCCGAGCAGATCGGCCTGCTGGTGTTCATGATCGTCGCCTCCAAGGGCGCGGCGGGCGTCACCGGCGCCGGGCTGGCCACGCTGGCCGGTGGTCTGCAGGCGCACCGCCCCGACCTGCTCGACGGCGTCGGCCTGATCGTCGGTATCGACCGCTTCATGTCCGAGGCGCGTGCGGTCACCAACTTCTCCGGCAACGCGGTCGCCACGCTGCTGGTCGGATCGTGGACCCACACGGTGGACAAGACCAAGGTGACGGCCGTGCTGGCAGGCAAGGACCCGTTCGACGAGCTCACGATGCTCGACGACGACCACGGCTCACGCGTTCAGGAGCCGCAGCAGGAGAAAGCCCCTGCCGCGGTGTAG
- a CDS encoding cobalamin B12-binding domain-containing protein: MREVTGDDRMRDYLDAVASRDATAVQSLMTRLLDDGMDPVTVLTDVIAAVQRDNGERWQRGEWTIAEEHAATAMAVAATKAVGRHVRRRPPTRGRVLVACAEREWHALPAMIIDCTLRSDGWDSVLMGAATSPARLNQYLQDYGPESVAVSCSVLGSLPATRRFIEASTAAGVPIVVGGPAFGVDDVRAKALGATAWAADAQGALAAVADLPAVVPPAMPLPPEAVAEQADLEHDHRALVDGLAAGWSVTAGALPDRADADVAVDALNQLLHAVSAVLLTGDSRPVPETAAWIADVVTTRGFDAAVVGELADRASIALRAYPLARAIVDTHFADAL, encoded by the coding sequence ATGCGGGAGGTGACCGGCGACGACCGCATGCGGGACTACCTGGACGCCGTGGCGTCGCGGGACGCCACGGCCGTCCAGTCCCTGATGACCCGCCTGCTCGACGACGGGATGGATCCGGTGACGGTGCTGACCGACGTCATCGCCGCGGTCCAGCGGGACAACGGCGAACGCTGGCAGCGCGGCGAGTGGACCATCGCCGAGGAGCACGCGGCCACGGCGATGGCGGTCGCCGCGACGAAAGCGGTGGGCCGCCACGTCCGCCGCCGCCCCCCGACCCGCGGGCGGGTGTTGGTCGCCTGCGCCGAACGGGAGTGGCACGCCCTGCCGGCGATGATCATCGACTGCACACTGCGCAGCGACGGCTGGGACAGCGTGCTGATGGGCGCGGCGACCTCCCCGGCGCGGCTGAACCAGTACCTGCAGGACTACGGCCCGGAGTCGGTGGCGGTGAGCTGCTCGGTGCTGGGCTCGCTGCCCGCAACCCGCCGATTCATCGAGGCGAGCACCGCCGCAGGCGTGCCCATCGTGGTGGGCGGACCGGCGTTCGGCGTCGACGACGTCCGGGCCAAGGCGCTGGGCGCGACCGCGTGGGCGGCCGATGCGCAGGGTGCTCTGGCCGCGGTCGCCGATCTGCCCGCCGTCGTCCCGCCGGCGATGCCGCTGCCGCCGGAAGCGGTGGCCGAGCAGGCCGATCTCGAACACGATCATCGCGCCTTGGTCGACGGTCTCGCGGCCGGGTGGTCGGTGACAGCGGGCGCTCTGCCCGACCGCGCCGACGCCGACGTCGCGGTGGACGCACTCAACCAGCTGCTGCACGCGGTGTCGGCGGTGCTGCTCACCGGCGACAGCAGGCCGGTGCCGGAGACCGCGGCGTGGATCGCCGATGTGGTCACCACCCGCGGGTTCGACGCCGCGGTCGTCGGCGAGCTCGCGGACAGGGCGTCGATCGCGTTGCGGGCGTACCCGTTGGCCCGCGCCATCGTCGACACCCATTTCGCCGACGCGCTCTGA
- a CDS encoding PP2C family protein-serine/threonine phosphatase, giving the protein MRLLTLLRPELADWAVLALPDARTGVLRLQGGEAVGFTATVALATTAGTRLDRLLRTGNTDVTEDTRDPALAGILPHPTLRGELLALGLDQLLAVGLNARGTTLGALLLARRGGFDAEDIAFAARLAARAAIALDSARLYEERGQIATVLTSALRPPSLPEVDHLRLAARYRPAAEHIDLGGDFYDVLGSGRDWLITLGDVCGKGVEAAAVTGRTRQSIRTAAHFDRHPAALLRALNSVLYEAGTDQFVTVLCARADVAPDGGHADVELAAAGHPAPIVLRTDGHVEQLEIFGTACGMVPGIEYRTISLRLHRGDTMLMFTDGVDEAHGAQGMFGVERLLGLLPAYAGAAPDVVCEAVEQHVVEYADGRPHDDIALLAVTCGR; this is encoded by the coding sequence ATGCGGTTGCTGACGCTGCTGCGCCCCGAGCTCGCCGACTGGGCGGTGCTCGCGTTGCCCGACGCCCGCACCGGCGTGCTGCGGCTGCAGGGCGGCGAGGCGGTCGGATTCACCGCGACGGTCGCGCTGGCCACGACCGCCGGTACCCGGCTGGACAGGTTGCTGCGCACCGGCAACACCGACGTCACCGAGGACACCCGCGACCCCGCCCTGGCCGGCATCCTGCCGCACCCGACGCTGCGCGGTGAGCTGCTCGCCCTCGGCCTGGACCAACTGCTGGCCGTCGGCCTCAATGCGCGCGGCACCACGCTGGGCGCCCTGCTGCTGGCCCGCCGCGGCGGCTTCGACGCCGAGGACATCGCGTTCGCCGCCCGGCTGGCAGCCCGCGCGGCGATCGCGCTCGACTCGGCTCGGCTCTACGAGGAGCGCGGGCAGATCGCGACGGTGCTCACCAGCGCGCTGCGGCCGCCGTCTCTCCCGGAGGTCGACCATCTCCGGCTCGCGGCGCGCTACCGCCCCGCCGCCGAACACATCGACCTCGGCGGAGACTTCTACGACGTGCTCGGGTCCGGCCGCGACTGGCTGATCACCCTCGGCGACGTCTGCGGCAAGGGGGTCGAAGCGGCCGCGGTGACCGGACGCACCCGCCAGAGCATCCGCACCGCAGCGCATTTCGACCGTCATCCCGCCGCCCTGCTGCGTGCGCTCAACAGCGTGCTCTACGAAGCCGGCACCGATCAGTTCGTCACGGTGCTCTGTGCGCGGGCCGACGTCGCCCCCGACGGCGGACACGCCGACGTGGAGCTGGCCGCGGCGGGGCATCCGGCCCCGATCGTGCTGCGCACCGACGGGCACGTCGAACAGCTCGAGATCTTCGGCACCGCCTGCGGCATGGTGCCTGGCATCGAATACCGCACCATCTCGCTGCGTCTGCACCGTGGCGACACGATGCTGATGTTCACCGACGGCGTCGACGAAGCGCACGGCGCGCAGGGCATGTTCGGGGTGGAGCGGCTGCTCGGCCTGCTGCCGGCGTACGCCGGTGCGGCGCCCGACGTGGTCTGCGAGGCGGTGGAGCAGCACGTCGTCGAGTACGCGGACGGCCGGCCGCACGACGACATCGCGCTGCTGGCGGTGACATGCGGGAGGTGA
- the mbp1 gene encoding microaggregate-binding protein 1, which yields MGDNNSGPEEAVKGVVEGVKGKAKEVVGVVTGRDDLQREGEAQQDKADAQREAAQKEAEAEKARAEAKANEARQKAAEQS from the coding sequence GTGGGTGACAACAATTCCGGTCCCGAAGAAGCCGTCAAGGGCGTCGTCGAAGGCGTCAAGGGCAAGGCCAAAGAGGTCGTCGGCGTCGTGACCGGCCGCGACGATCTGCAGCGCGAGGGCGAGGCCCAGCAGGACAAGGCCGACGCGCAGCGTGAGGCCGCGCAGAAGGAAGCCGAGGCCGAGAAGGCCCGCGCCGAAGCCAAGGCCAACGAGGCGCGGCAGAAGGCGGCCGAACAGTCCTAG
- a CDS encoding sensor histidine kinase, with product MGRIRAAWPRSLAGQAIALQVLVIALIVAAGSVLALIDARQDGDAAAREQVVGIATSLADAPSTAAAIESGRATEILQPVTETVRTHTDIAFITIMAPDRTRFTHTDPSQIGGAYLGTIEPALRGETFTETYTGTLGPSIRAVAPVRDSSGRIVGLVAAGILQKSLAERWRSQWPVIAAVGVGALAVSLVGVWGIRRRLLRQTRGLRPDQLRVMYDHHDAILHSVSEGLIVLDRDGVALVNDEARRLLSLPAGEVDRADLPEFLQSFAPGARDEVHVTEDRVLVVNRSPVPSAQRSSEVVTIRDRTELQGALGELNSLKVLTDSLRSQAHEAANKLHTIVTMVEMGRADEAVRFATAELELSQQLVDRLSTAVGEPALVALLLGKAAQADERGIELTVTEDTHLPAGDGHVLSGSEMVTVLGNLIDNAMDACDKDDPWVEVTVNQSDTRLLIRVADSGEGMDASTFEKAMRRGYSTKSGSDAEQHGLGLALVAQVVKRHGGLLTADVSYGSVVTVTVASS from the coding sequence ATGGGGCGGATCCGGGCGGCGTGGCCGCGGTCCCTGGCCGGCCAGGCGATCGCGCTGCAGGTGCTCGTCATCGCGCTGATCGTGGCGGCCGGCAGCGTGCTCGCGCTGATCGATGCGCGCCAGGACGGCGACGCCGCGGCCCGCGAGCAGGTGGTCGGCATCGCGACCTCGCTGGCCGACGCGCCGTCGACGGCGGCCGCGATCGAGTCCGGCCGGGCCACCGAGATCCTGCAACCGGTCACCGAGACCGTGCGCACCCACACCGACATCGCGTTCATCACGATCATGGCGCCGGACCGGACGCGGTTCACCCACACCGACCCGTCCCAGATCGGCGGCGCCTACCTCGGCACCATCGAGCCGGCGCTGCGCGGCGAGACGTTCACCGAGACCTACACGGGCACACTGGGACCGTCGATCCGCGCGGTGGCCCCGGTGCGGGATTCGTCGGGCCGGATCGTCGGTCTGGTGGCGGCGGGCATCCTGCAGAAGAGCCTGGCAGAGCGGTGGCGGTCGCAGTGGCCGGTGATCGCCGCGGTGGGAGTCGGCGCGCTCGCGGTGTCGCTGGTCGGGGTGTGGGGCATCCGTCGTCGCCTGCTGCGGCAGACCCGCGGGCTGCGGCCCGACCAGCTGCGGGTGATGTACGACCACCACGACGCGATCCTGCATTCGGTGTCCGAGGGGTTGATCGTGCTCGACCGCGACGGGGTGGCCCTGGTCAACGACGAGGCGCGCCGGCTGCTGTCGCTGCCTGCCGGTGAGGTGGACCGCGCCGACCTGCCCGAGTTCCTGCAGTCCTTCGCCCCCGGCGCCCGCGACGAGGTCCATGTCACCGAGGACCGGGTGCTGGTGGTCAACCGCTCCCCCGTGCCGTCGGCGCAACGGTCCTCGGAGGTGGTGACGATCCGTGACCGCACCGAATTGCAGGGCGCGCTGGGCGAATTGAACTCGCTGAAGGTCCTCACCGACTCGCTGCGGTCCCAGGCGCACGAGGCGGCCAACAAATTGCACACCATCGTGACGATGGTCGAGATGGGCCGCGCCGACGAGGCGGTCCGCTTCGCCACCGCGGAACTCGAACTCTCGCAACAACTCGTCGACCGGCTGTCCACCGCGGTGGGTGAGCCGGCGCTGGTGGCCCTGCTGCTGGGCAAGGCGGCGCAGGCCGATGAACGCGGCATCGAACTGACGGTCACCGAGGACACCCACCTGCCGGCCGGCGACGGCCACGTGCTCAGCGGCTCGGAGATGGTCACCGTGCTGGGCAATCTGATCGACAACGCGATGGACGCCTGCGACAAGGACGATCCGTGGGTGGAGGTGACGGTGAACCAGAGCGACACCCGGCTGCTCATCCGGGTGGCCGACAGCGGAGAAGGCATGGACGCCAGCACCTTCGAGAAGGCCATGCGGCGTGGCTATTCGACGAAGTCGGGCAGCGACGCCGAGCAACACGGCCTCGGGCTGGCGCTGGTGGCCCAAGTGGTGAAGCGGCACGGTGGTCTGCTGACCGCCGACGTGTCCTACGGCTCGGTGGTGACGGTGACGGTGGCGTCCTCGTGA
- a CDS encoding lipid-transfer protein — translation MKRVFVVGVGMTKFEKPGRREGWDYPDMARESGTKALEDAGVDYAEIEQGYVGYCSGDSTSGQRALYELGMTGIPIVNVNNNCSTGSTALYLAAQAIRGGLADCVLALGFEKMQPGSLGGGAEDRESPMKRHILALNEIDAMQFPVAPWMFGAAGREHMRKYGSTAEHFAKIGYKNHKHSVNNPYAQFQEEYSLDDVLAAKMISDPLTKLQCSPTSDGSAAVVLASEEYVARHDLAARAVEIVGQAMTTDFASTFDGSAANIIGHDMNVQAARKVYDQSGLGPQDFQVIELHDCFSANELLLYEALGLCGPGEAPKLIDDEDTTYGGRWVVNPSGGLISKGHPLGATGLAQCSELTWQLRGDADKRQVDGVTAALQHNIGLGGAAVVTAYQRAER, via the coding sequence ATGAAGCGAGTGTTCGTGGTGGGCGTCGGGATGACGAAGTTCGAGAAGCCCGGGCGCAGGGAGGGGTGGGACTATCCCGACATGGCGCGCGAGTCGGGCACCAAGGCGCTGGAGGACGCTGGGGTCGACTACGCCGAGATCGAGCAGGGCTACGTCGGCTACTGCTCGGGCGACTCCACTTCCGGGCAGCGCGCCCTCTACGAACTCGGCATGACGGGCATCCCGATCGTCAACGTCAACAACAACTGCAGCACCGGCTCCACGGCGCTGTACCTGGCCGCGCAGGCCATTCGCGGCGGTCTCGCCGACTGCGTGCTGGCGCTGGGTTTCGAGAAGATGCAGCCCGGCTCGCTCGGTGGCGGCGCCGAGGACCGGGAATCGCCCATGAAGCGACACATCCTGGCGCTCAACGAGATCGACGCGATGCAGTTCCCGGTGGCGCCGTGGATGTTCGGCGCGGCCGGCCGCGAGCACATGCGAAAGTACGGCAGCACCGCCGAACACTTCGCCAAGATCGGCTACAAGAACCACAAGCACTCGGTGAACAACCCGTACGCGCAGTTCCAGGAGGAGTACAGCCTCGATGACGTGCTGGCCGCGAAGATGATCTCCGACCCACTGACCAAGCTGCAGTGCTCACCGACGTCGGACGGGTCCGCGGCCGTCGTGCTCGCCAGTGAGGAGTACGTGGCCCGCCACGACCTGGCCGCCCGGGCCGTCGAGATCGTCGGGCAGGCGATGACCACCGATTTCGCGTCGACCTTCGACGGCAGCGCGGCCAACATCATCGGCCACGACATGAATGTGCAGGCCGCGCGGAAGGTCTACGACCAGTCCGGGCTCGGCCCGCAGGACTTCCAGGTGATCGAGTTGCACGACTGTTTCTCGGCCAACGAGCTGCTGCTGTACGAGGCCCTCGGGCTGTGCGGGCCCGGCGAGGCGCCGAAGCTGATCGACGACGAGGACACCACCTACGGCGGACGCTGGGTGGTCAATCCGTCAGGTGGGCTGATCTCCAAGGGGCACCCGCTGGGCGCGACGGGGCTGGCCCAGTGCAGCGAGTTGACGTGGCAGTTGCGCGGCGACGCGGACAAGCGGCAGGTCGACGGTGTCACCGCGGCGCTGCAGCACAACATCGGGCTGGGTGGTGCGGCCGTGGTGACCGCCTACCAGCGCGCCGAGCGCTGA
- a CDS encoding response regulator, with amino-acid sequence MIRVLIVEDEPLIADAHQTYLGRLQGFSVAAVAHTARDAMRAASEAAASEDPIDLVLLDIGLPDANGIALASALSGLRPAPDIITITSERDLEMVRAAVGHGALAYLLKPFTFAAFRDRLERYARYRDALPAGTDAASQAEVDRALAELRIGPDRTAAPKGVAPGTNDEIARAVRDSGDTGVTADDVAKQIGVSRVTAWRYLERLADEGTVRRHTDYGKAGRPKTRYQWR; translated from the coding sequence GTGATCCGGGTGCTCATCGTCGAGGACGAGCCGCTGATCGCCGACGCGCATCAGACCTATCTCGGCCGCTTACAAGGGTTTTCGGTCGCCGCGGTGGCGCACACGGCGCGTGATGCGATGCGGGCGGCGTCCGAGGCCGCGGCGTCGGAGGATCCGATCGACCTGGTGCTGCTCGACATCGGCCTGCCCGACGCCAACGGGATCGCGCTGGCCTCGGCGCTGTCGGGGCTGCGGCCGGCGCCCGACATCATCACGATCACCTCGGAGCGAGACCTGGAGATGGTCCGTGCAGCCGTCGGCCACGGCGCGCTGGCGTACCTGCTCAAGCCGTTCACGTTCGCCGCGTTCCGCGACCGCCTCGAGCGGTATGCCCGCTACCGCGACGCGCTGCCGGCCGGGACCGATGCGGCCAGCCAGGCCGAGGTCGACCGGGCGCTCGCCGAACTGCGGATCGGACCCGACCGCACCGCCGCTCCGAAAGGCGTGGCCCCCGGCACCAACGACGAGATCGCCCGTGCAGTCCGCGATTCCGGGGACACCGGGGTGACCGCCGACGACGTCGCCAAGCAGATCGGCGTCTCCCGGGTGACGGCGTGGCGCTACCTCGAGCGCCTCGCCGACGAGGGGACGGTGCGCCGGCACACCGACTACGGCAAGGCGGGCCGGCCGAAGACCCGCTATCAGTGGCGTTGA
- a CDS encoding NAD(P)H-dependent amine dehydrogenase family protein, giving the protein MALRVVQWATGGVGVAAIKGVLEHPELELAGCWVHSAAKAGRDVGDLIGAAALGVTATGSIDEILALDADAVIYSPLIANPDEVIALLRSGKNVVTPVGWLYPSERSGAPLREAALAGNATLHGTGIAPGGISEKFPLMLSAMSTGVTFVRAEEFSDLRTYEAPDVLRHVMGFGETPDKALTGPMQKMLDAGFIKAVRMCVDQLGFHADPKVRATQEIAVATATIDSPMGPIEPGQVAGRKFHWEALVDGQPVVRVTVNWLMGEEHLDPAWSFGPAGQRYEIEVRGNPDFTVSVTGFQSEVGGEGPEYGVVGTAAHCVNSVPAVCAAPPGIATYLDLPLISGRAAPGL; this is encoded by the coding sequence ATGGCGCTGCGCGTCGTGCAGTGGGCGACCGGCGGCGTCGGGGTCGCCGCGATCAAGGGCGTGCTCGAGCATCCCGAACTCGAACTCGCCGGGTGCTGGGTGCATTCGGCGGCCAAGGCCGGCCGCGACGTCGGCGACCTGATCGGCGCCGCAGCGCTCGGCGTCACCGCCACCGGCAGCATCGACGAGATCCTGGCGCTCGACGCCGACGCCGTCATCTACTCCCCGCTGATCGCGAACCCCGACGAGGTCATCGCGCTGCTGCGGTCGGGCAAGAACGTCGTGACCCCGGTCGGGTGGCTCTATCCCAGTGAGCGCAGCGGCGCGCCGCTGCGGGAGGCGGCACTGGCCGGCAACGCCACCCTGCACGGCACCGGCATCGCGCCGGGCGGCATCAGCGAGAAGTTCCCGCTGATGCTGTCGGCGATGTCGACTGGCGTGACGTTCGTTCGGGCGGAGGAGTTCTCCGATCTCCGCACCTACGAGGCGCCGGACGTGCTTCGCCACGTGATGGGGTTCGGGGAGACGCCGGACAAGGCGCTGACGGGCCCGATGCAGAAGATGCTCGACGCCGGATTCATCAAGGCCGTCCGGATGTGCGTCGACCAACTCGGGTTCCACGCCGATCCGAAGGTGCGGGCCACCCAGGAGATCGCGGTGGCCACCGCCACCATCGACTCGCCGATGGGGCCGATCGAGCCCGGCCAGGTCGCCGGCCGGAAATTCCACTGGGAGGCGCTGGTCGACGGTCAGCCGGTAGTGCGGGTGACGGTCAACTGGCTGATGGGGGAGGAGCACCTGGACCCGGCGTGGTCGTTCGGACCGGCGGGCCAGCGCTACGAGATTGAGGTCCGGGGCAATCCCGACTTCACCGTGTCGGTCACCGGCTTCCAGAGCGAGGTCGGCGGCGAGGGTCCGGAGTACGGCGTGGTCGGCACGGCCGCGCACTGCGTCAACTCGGTGCCCGCGGTGTGCGCGGCCCCGCCGGGCATCGCCACCTATCTGGATCTCCCGCTGATCAGCGGCCGGGCGGCGCCCGGACTGTAG
- a CDS encoding MFS transporter has translation MALLVAGAFFMEILDASIIAPAIPAIATSFGVAAVDVNLAISAYLVTVAVLIPCSGWLADRFGIRPVFLTAIAVFTVASLGCALSTSLPMLVGMRVAQGVGGALMVPVGRLAVLRSSAKTDLVRAIALLTWPALAAPVVAPALGGAIATVGSWRWIFFVNIPIGLVGFVLALRLIRRQPAAAPTPPFDWRGLVLLGGGIAAMLIAVEGVRADGTPWTGVAAGMLLGVACLAMSAHHLRRSPAPLIRPAVLRVRTLRVSVTGGSVYRLVVTAVPFLVPLLFQLEFGWSPFAAGLMVTALFLGNLTIKPVTTPLMRRWGIKRVLLVTGIASVAWFGMLAVLRPGVPVAVMVLILYVSGALRSIGFTAYASLAFADVDGEELTHANTLNAAVQELAAGLGIAVAALALTVLTSFAATFVVLGVVLALSLIETVRLPGDAGAHVTGSS, from the coding sequence ATGGCACTGCTCGTTGCGGGCGCCTTCTTCATGGAGATCCTGGACGCCAGCATCATCGCGCCCGCGATCCCGGCGATCGCAACGTCTTTCGGGGTGGCCGCCGTGGACGTGAACCTCGCGATCTCGGCCTACCTGGTGACGGTGGCGGTGCTGATTCCGTGCAGCGGATGGCTGGCCGACCGGTTCGGCATCCGTCCGGTGTTCCTCACCGCGATCGCGGTGTTCACGGTCGCGTCGCTGGGGTGTGCGCTCAGCACGTCGCTGCCGATGCTGGTCGGCATGCGGGTGGCGCAGGGGGTGGGCGGCGCGCTGATGGTCCCCGTGGGCCGGCTCGCGGTGCTGCGGTCCAGCGCCAAGACCGACCTCGTGCGGGCGATCGCGCTGCTGACCTGGCCGGCGCTGGCCGCACCGGTGGTGGCGCCCGCCCTGGGCGGGGCCATCGCCACGGTGGGCTCGTGGCGCTGGATCTTCTTCGTCAACATCCCGATCGGGCTCGTGGGATTTGTGTTGGCGCTCAGACTGATTCGGCGTCAACCGGCCGCCGCGCCCACGCCGCCCTTCGACTGGCGCGGTCTGGTCCTGCTCGGCGGAGGCATCGCGGCGATGCTCATCGCCGTGGAAGGCGTGCGGGCGGACGGGACGCCGTGGACCGGGGTGGCGGCGGGGATGCTGCTCGGGGTCGCGTGTCTGGCGATGTCCGCCCACCACCTGCGCCGCAGCCCGGCACCGCTGATCCGGCCGGCGGTCCTGCGGGTGCGGACGCTGCGCGTGTCGGTGACCGGCGGCTCGGTGTACCGGCTGGTCGTCACCGCCGTTCCGTTCCTGGTGCCGCTGCTGTTCCAGCTCGAGTTCGGCTGGTCGCCGTTCGCGGCGGGGCTGATGGTCACCGCGTTGTTCCTGGGCAACCTGACCATCAAGCCGGTCACCACTCCGCTGATGCGCCGGTGGGGGATCAAGCGCGTCCTGCTGGTCACCGGGATCGCGTCGGTGGCCTGGTTCGGGATGCTCGCCGTGCTGCGACCGGGTGTCCCGGTCGCGGTGATGGTGCTGATCCTCTACGTCAGCGGGGCGCTGCGGTCGATCGGCTTCACCGCCTACGCCAGCCTCGCGTTCGCCGACGTCGACGGCGAGGAACTCACGCACGCCAACACCCTCAACGCCGCGGTGCAGGAGCTCGCGGCAGGCCTCGGGATCGCCGTGGCGGCGCTGGCGCTGACGGTGCTCACCTCGTTCGCCGCGACGTTCGTGGTGCTCGGCGTGGTGCTGGCCCTCTCGCTGATCGAGACCGTGCGACTGCCCGGTGACGCGGGTGCCCACGTCACAGGATCCTCATGA
- a CDS encoding STAS domain-containing protein — MTVTSIRSRSADSRSFSVASTSLTVACRTRGRGRDKEATVAVTGEVDAANAKHFAHAVREAAGASRTVIVDLTDVPFLAFDGASALYAISAHFSREDVTWCVVGSPAVTRVLQLCDPEGLIPQAVIPVLRGVEPA, encoded by the coding sequence ATGACCGTCACGTCCATTCGCAGCAGGTCAGCCGACAGTCGGAGCTTCTCTGTCGCTTCGACGTCGCTGACTGTTGCGTGCCGGACGCGTGGTCGGGGGCGCGACAAGGAGGCGACCGTCGCGGTCACCGGCGAGGTGGACGCGGCCAACGCCAAGCATTTCGCGCACGCGGTCCGCGAGGCCGCGGGCGCGTCCAGGACGGTGATCGTCGACCTGACCGACGTACCGTTTCTGGCGTTCGACGGCGCGTCGGCGCTCTACGCCATCAGCGCGCACTTCTCCCGCGAGGACGTCACCTGGTGTGTGGTCGGCAGTCCCGCGGTCACCCGCGTGCTGCAACTGTGCGATCCCGAGGGTTTGATCCCGCAGGCCGTGATCCCGGTGCTGCGGGGAGTCGAGCCGGCCTGA
- a CDS encoding STAS domain-containing protein produces the protein MQQFTEHQVDGVLVVAASGAVDMLTAPALQDVMTAAADRHPAGLILDMTDVEFLGSAGMQVLMTTRKRLGAETRFAVVADGPATSRPLTITGIADYIEMFSSLEGALTNFAD, from the coding sequence GTGCAGCAATTCACCGAACATCAGGTCGACGGCGTGCTCGTCGTCGCCGCATCCGGTGCCGTCGACATGCTGACCGCCCCCGCTCTGCAGGACGTGATGACCGCGGCAGCGGACCGCCATCCCGCCGGTCTGATCCTCGACATGACCGACGTGGAGTTCCTCGGATCCGCGGGGATGCAGGTGCTGATGACCACCCGCAAGCGGCTCGGAGCCGAGACCCGGTTCGCGGTGGTGGCCGACGGGCCGGCGACCAGCCGGCCGCTGACGATCACCGGCATCGCCGACTACATCGAGATGTTCTCCTCCCTCGAGGGCGCGCTGACCAACTTCGCGGATTGA